A window of Mobula hypostoma chromosome 7, sMobHyp1.1, whole genome shotgun sequence genomic DNA:
gctgagagggaaacggATCAGCCATATTGAAATAGCAGAACAGtttggatgggccaaatggcctaattctgctcctataagaTTTAGATGGATGAAAGACTTAGGACAAAGGAGCATTTTTAAGAACCATCTTCAAGGAGAGAGAGGCAGGATGGACTGGGGAACCAATTCCAGATGTTACAACCTTGCAAGCTGAAGCCACAGCTGCCAGATGTTCAGTGACTTAATTTAGTGAAGAAACCAGAAATTGGGATTTACTGACTGCCCAtcgaattcagattcagatttatttatcacatgtactttgacacatacagtgaaatgtgcctcTTGTGTCCCTTGTAAAATGcacccatttagaatggagaagaggatgatttttttttagccagatggtggtgaatctgtggaattcattgccacagtcggctgtggaggccaagtcactgggtatatttaaagtggaggttgataggttctttattagtcaggaggtcagaagttacggggagaaggcaggagattaggatggagagggataataaatcagccataatggaatggcacatgcttgatgggctgaatggcttaattctgctcttgtgttttATGAACttatttgcattagcaaccaacaaacccaaggatatgctgggggcgtTCCTGTTGCGTGAGGAGTTGGCTTATTTGCCAGTCGAAAGCCACCTCTGCAATGCCAGTCATTGATTGGCCTTTTCAAAGGATGTGGCCACTCTTTCCCATTGGCTGGCTTGCACCAATTTCCAGTTCTGGGCGCCTCGGGTGCATAAGAACAGCACGTGAGGGAGGCTAGGTTTCTTTTGTTTCTAATTTCAGGTCTACACATGACTTTGAtcgggtggtgggggagggggtgttgctatgcaggtgctacatcttgcccaaagataacctgcaggctagtagagggaaggcgtgccctacacctcctttggtaaagatgtatctccaccctgccactcgtatttattgagtatgcctacaaggaaatgaatttcagggttgtatatggtcacacacacgcacatatatatactctgataataaattcactttgacctttgaactttgaactaggaACAGAATTCTGACTGTCTgtacctcataattttataagtcTGTAACATCGAACACCATTGCAAAGGTAAGGAGAAGCAGATCCCTCACACTGTCATTGATGAGGTACTTATTCTTTtaacagtgaaaagaaaaattaGATTTAtgcgccatggtagtgtagcagttagtgcagcaTTATTACAGCTCGGGCGTTCAGGGGTTTAATTCCAGCGCCATTTTCTAAGGAGTCTCCCTATGTCCTCCCAGTGgaatgcgtggatttcctccgggtgctctggtttcctcctctagTCCAAAGACGAACCAGGTAGGTTAATGAGCTATTgcaaatcgtcctgtgattaggttagggctagTAGGGGTTTGTGGGGGCACCATGGCTCAAAGGGGCAGAAGAGAATCTTCcgcgctgtattgctaaataaataaatgaataagaatTCCTGGGTAATTTTAACCAGCTGGTACATGCTTTAGAgagatgaacatagaacagtacaggcccttcggcccacaatattgtgccgtcCTTCTAACCTACACCAAGATCAAtctcatctccccccccccacataacactccacttttctatcacccatgttcAAAATCCTcttttttcctatcatccatgtgcttatctcagagtctcttaaatgtctctaatgtatctgcctctcccagcaCCCTTGGCAGGGCGTTTCACACCCGCCCAACCACTCTccgtgttaaaaaaaacttactgtgtctgacatcccccctatactttcctccaatcaccttaacattacGCCCCCACCCCTGGTTTTAGCCACATTTATCATGGAGTAATGAAAATGTCAGGaatagtcaggggattgagctgACAAGAGATATatattgaaaataaaatttaagagCTGCTACCGGTAGGAGACAAGAAAAAGGCTccatcaacaaaaaaaaagtaaacgtGGCTGCTTTGGCAGTGGGGAAAGGTTTCTGTTACGGAAAAAGGAAATGGGACCTACTTTAAATGAATGCTTTTCTGTTGGGAATGTTTATTTACAGCGGAGGccacagagagaggaagaaaaGCCGCCTAAATCGCCTCGCCTGTTGCTCGGTGCCCCGGGGAGTTCCTGGAACACAGGGCCGGCGATCGAGACAAAGACTAGGGAACGTCAACCGCGAAAGAGTGggacgggaggagagagagaagagtggaagggagggaatgtgtgtgagagagagagagtggggaaagggagggagaggggaaaagtgagaggggggagagaagggagaaaggaggacgagagaaggaagaGAGTCTGGCGGAGAGGGAGAGTGTAtaagagggaggaaggagggagagagacagagagggaggcagggagggagaaagagagagtgtgtgagaggaagggagggagaaagaaagagagagtgtatgagacggaggaaggaagagagagtgtgtgagagagagagagaggaagaaagagagagtgtgtgagagacagagagggaggaagggagggagaaagagagagagtgtgtgagagacagggagggagaaagaaagagagagtgtgtgagagacagagacagagagggaggaagggaggagagatTCGCTACAATGAAGCAGGAAATCCAATCCACGTTGAATGTCTTGTGAAAAGGCGAAGCCAGTTTAAGGGGAGTGGCGACGGTTCCTCTGACcggggaggggtgggaggaagGCGCTGGGGCTGGGAGCGGACCTGTCGGCTGGGGGGACGCCTCAGTTTACCCCGCCCGCGTTGGCCGGGCTGCCGGCGATTGTGACGCGGGGACTCGGGCTGAGACAGGTGAGTGAGCGGACAGGTTGCAGAGACAGGGCGGTGTGTTTTCACCAGCGCCTCGCCTGCCACAGGGAAGATCCCTCTAACACGGTCTGCAGCTTCCTATTTTTGTATTAGACTAGTAACTTCTAAGCCCGAAGCTTTTTAAATTTCTGACCGGGAGACTGGGAAACTTTGTGGAATTCCTAGTGGGAGACAGAAGCATTAAATACTTATGGGACACAGAGATTTAACCTTAGATGTCATTACTTATGCACCATGGGATCTGGCGAAAATTGGGAATTTTATATTAATTCGTATCGTTTTTTTTAAGGAAAGGGAATTATTTTGTGGGTTGTGTCCGTTTTTAAATTTTCTGAGAGATCTTTTCGGAAGTTGGATTTTTATActactgcaatttatttatttttgaaggATTATTTTATGGTTTGGGCCCCAcctttctttttaatttctgGGAAATTGTTTAAAAAAAGTTGGGTTTTTAAGCTAATTCCGAATTTTTTATGGTGGTTTGGGGCATCGTTTCTTTCATTTCTGGGAGAGATCTTCCTGATGGAAGTCGGATTTTTATACAATtcagattttattttaatttttaagggAATTACTTTGTGGTTTGAGATTCAGTTATTTTTAATTTCTGATAGATTTCTTTCTGAAGGAAATTGGATTTTTTATTCTAATTCAAAATTTTCATTTTTAAGGATATTATTTTGTAGTCTTAACTCCAATTATTTTGGTATCTGTGAGATTCCTTTCTGAAGGATGTCAGATTATTATATTAATTCAGATTTTTAATTTTTAGGGAGGATTATTTTGCGATTTGAGTCCCAGTTTCTGTCAGGGAATGTAGAGAAGACTTGATATAAAGTAGAGCAGTGGCGACAATTCAGTGGtgaacaataactttaataatagacctCAAATAACAAGACACCTGGGGCCACAGAACAACAGAGAACAGAAATTAAACACAACAAGGTCAACTTCAGACCGGGAGGGTGAAAGCTGGGAGCAACTGGCCagctggttcaatgagtgaacgaggactgtggatgagaactggggttaaataAGAGGCAGGTGAGTGAatgaggactgtggatgagaactggggttaaataAGCTGCAGGTGAGTGAacgaggactgtggatgagaactggggttaaataAGCTGCAGGTGAGTGAacgaggactgtggatgagaactggggttaaataggctgcaggtgagtgaacaaggactgtggatgagaactggggttaaataggctgcaggtgagtgAACGAGGACTGTGGCTGtgaactgggtttaaataggctgcaggtgagtgaacgaggactgtggatgagaactggggttaaataggctgcaggtgagtgaacgaggactgtggatgagaactggggttaaataggctgcaggtgagtgaacaaggactgtggatgagaactggggttaaataggctgcaggtgagtgAACGAGGACTGTGGCTGtgaactgggtttaaataggctgcaggtgagtgaacgaggactgtggatgagaactggggttaaataggctgcaggtgagtgaatgaggactgtggatgagaactggggttaaataggctgcaggtgagtgaacgaggactgtggatgagaactggggttaaataAGCTGCAGGTGAGTGAatgaggactgtggatgagaactgggttttaataggctgcaggtgagtgAACGAGGACTGTGGCtgagaactggggttaaataAACTGCAGGCAATGTGTTTGGAATGAGTGGCAGGTAAATCCTATTAGCTGAGTGAAGACTGAGGGGTGTCAGTGGGATCAGCTCTGACAGTTTCTTTCATTTCTGGAAGAGATCTTTAGAAGGAAGATACTTTTAGAAGAGGTGACATTTAAACCAGTAACAAAGAATCTCTCTCTTGTTCTTTAGTTGTGTTTGGAGGTTCCCCTGAGTGACGATGGCCAGagtggatctaagtcacttcttGGACATTGTCTACGGCGGGGTGGACCCCAATATCACGGGCAACGGCGGGCCGGAGTGCACTGCTTTCCTCTCGGTCAGGCAGCGAGTGCTAGAATCAGTCATTATGGTGGCCGTGTCCTTGCTTCAGATCGTGGTGGCCTATGAGAAGATTGGAGACGGATTCCGGGAGCATTGGAACCTCAGTGGCTCATCGCAGGAACATCATGAGACGCTGGGCAGGAACATTCTGCAGGCCGCCCTGTGTTTGACCTTTGGCTTAGAAATTGGGTTCAAGTGTGCGTCGAAAACCCTCATTTATTTACTAAACCCTTGCCACGTGGTCACAGCCCTCCAGGTGAGTTCAACTATTCCTCCTTCTTATCATGCCTAACTTTTAAAGTGGATGAGATTGGACAAGGCGCGGTTAGTAGGTGTGGgtggcatggtggtgtagtggttagagtAATGCTTTatggtgccagtgacccgggttcaattaactccgctgtttgtaaggatcaccgacatgggtttcctctgggtgttctgacATTCCTAAAGAAGGGTGTCTATTTAGACAGAGATTGGGAGAAATTccttgagccagagagtggtgaatctgtggaggagatttcatatatttaaagcggagactgataggttcttgatttgttagggcatcagaggttactggggagaaggcaggagaatggggttgagagggataataaatgaaggaatggtggaacatgcttgatgggctgaatggcctaattctgctcctatgtcatatggtgttggggttagtgagttgtgggtgtgctGTGTTGtcaccggaagcatggtgacacttgcaggctgcccctagcacatcctcggaccgcgttggttgttgacgcaaatggcacatttcaagctaaatcaagtcactttttattgtcatttcaaccataactactggtacagtacacagtaaaaacaagacaatgtttttcaggaccttggtcctacatgaaacaatacaaaaactacactgaactatgtaaaacaacacaaaaactacactagactacagactaaCCCAGGactgcatcatcatcatcatcatcaggtgccgggcccagtttgagctttgactgccatggcccacacactcctgtttcgggtcaagtggatcaattcattggtattcatttccagttctctggctgctgtctccatcatcatttgtctttgtcttcctcttgctttcttcccttcaatctttcccataattaccgtgcactctaactcctctttcctaatcacatgtccagtgaagttacattgccttttcatgatctcatacattatttctctttttgtgtttgctctgttcatgacatcctcgttagatattcgtttcgtccatgatattctttgcatcctcctcaaaaaccacatctctgctgcttcaattcgtttcctcatgttactagatattgtccaacattctgagccatataacataactgcataaatgtaacatttcagtactgtgaggtgggttgtcatgcctagtttagtattggtcagtacacTGTTCATTCTCGTaaaagtgtcttttgccatccctattcttctgaTGTCCatattgcacctgccatctgatgtcacccagcttcctaagtagcaaaagttccgtacttgttttatgtcttccccatttattctcagcctgcagataggattctccttctttttggatatcaccacacattctgtctttttgcaatagatagatagacccatttttgcattttcttcaacaactatatcagttaagttttgtagttcttcctccacacttgcaattaacacagtgtcatctgcatatctgaaattattgatgttttcaccgccaactttgattcccaagatgtctcttattttttgtaatattgtttcactgtacacattaaataaatcaggggagaaaacacacccttgtctaacgcctctcttgattttcataaactgactcacttctccatctattcttacagccgcagtttgttcccagtacacatttctgattaggcggaagtCTTTTAAATCTAGATCTAAaggtttctgtaatatttcaaataccttattgtgcttcactttatcaaatgcttttgtgtagtcgataaaacaaacgaACAAATCTTTTTAcatttgaatagctcgttctgatagtatccttaacatcaatattgtgtttcttgtacctttgtctttcacaaaaccacattgttctttgcctatttcagcttgtatcttacttttagctcttgtcatcaaaattcttagaagtatcttagtgatatgactcattaaacttatggtcctatgtaattcacattctattgctccaggtttcttaggaagagtgataaatactgacttTTTCATcgcttctggtattattccaggactgcataaagtgcacaaaacagtgcaggcattacaataaataataaacaagacaataagcacagtagagggcagtaggttggtgtcagtccaggctctgggtattgaggagtctgatggcttgggggaagaaactgttacatagtctggtcatgagagcccaaatgcttcggtgccttttgccagatggcaggagggagaagagtttgtatgaggggtgcgtggggtccttcataatgctgtttactttatggatgcagtgtgtgctgtaaatgtctgtaatggtgggaagagagatcccggtgatcttctcagctgacctcactatccgctgcagggtcttgcgatccaagacggtgcaatttccgaaccaggcagtgatgcagctgctcaggatgctctcgatacaacctctgtagaatgtggtgaggatggggggtgggagatggacttttctcagccttcgcagaaagtagagacgctgctgggctttctttgctatggagctggtgttgaggggaccaggtgagattctccgccaggtgaacaccaagaaatttggtgctcttaacgatctctacggaggagttgtcgatgttcagcggggagtggtcgctccgtgtcctcttgaagtcaacaaccgtctcttttgtttacattcagagagATTTCACTATACAATACATATAACAGCTAATCTAATCAAATTATTCTAAAATAGGTGATATGATAGTTTGTGAAGAAAGATTTTATtgagttccttaaggttgtcatagctgggagtGGTAGTGAAGGTAAGCTTCCAACTACCTATTTGGTGCTCCCAATGGCagtgtctcaaacagcctctgacaaccaaggccagctcctggccttcatgtgtggcttagtgattaagcccagcagaactgtttctactgacgggagaaggggcaaaggcaggttactggtgccttagaaCCAGTCACCTCGGGCAGATGggactcgtcagccatggttggcagctcatcgaggtgaaggaaaactctgatctcaaatctccgttgccttgtggctatatccactcatgaggaaggctttgggagtaaattccgaggaaaaatccagagctggagtccctaaggcaggcTTACATTGTGTAAGAGGCTGACTGGCGGCTCCcgcaatgctgctggtaccaaaccgtATCGATCTATGCTGTTCctttggagagggggagcctactgcacgggcaacagcttgctctccgtattgtactgccctgactcATGTATCACGTAGGCAGCTAGGGCGCAACATCCATTAGTCGATCCCGACCAAGAGAGGGCCTCATGAAGAAGGTTTTAGGAAAAGTGAACGCAGCGGCTAACGCAACGCTGTTACCGTTggagttccgagttcaattctggtgtccagTGCAAGGAGTCGGTAATTTCCTCCCGTTTaagcatgagtttcctctgggtgttctggtttcctcccacagtccaaaggtattCTGGTTAGTAAGTCAactggcattgtaaattgtcctgtgctttggctggggttaaattgcTGCTTTGCTGGGTTGTGCAGCTGgttgggcctgttccatgcttaCTTCTAAATGAATACATAATGAAATTGCAGAGGGAATCTTGATCAGCTGGATAAAAAGTCACCAGAGCCtcaaacaaacttctataggtgcactGTGGAGAgtttcctaactggttgcatcatggcctggtggagggaggagaagatggcggcgcgacacagcgcgcgcggcctctccggtaaatgatatcggtatttgttaagtaggatgccgtgcacaatcctgatttgatggagacggacgtgagaagcacggaggaacatctggagaaatttctgaaatgcctgtttcgctgccgctgctactgtgtgatcgagaatctccggaggggaaggccccaaatcctcggctttgcctgttgccggggccggggtcgaagcgctcagcagaggtggtgctcagtgcttggtgtcggagggctggttggaggctcgaagttttcagacggactcagagtcggctgtggtcgggtgcttccagggtgctgcatcggcaagtttgcggcactggaggttcatggcagggagagtttttcttccttctaccgtctgcgcgagatggtgggactttcgagagactttgagactttttttaaccgtgcccatggtctgttctttatcaaattacggtattgctttgcacggttgtaaatatatgttataattatgtggtttttgtcaattttttagtcttggtctgccctgtgtttctgtgatatcatactggaggaacattgtatcatttcttaatgcatgcattactaaatgacaataaatgaggactgcgtgtcctcataatctaatctaatctaaaaaccaATGCCCCGATGAGCTAACCACCGTACCACTGTGCTGCCCTTGGCCAAACGCAGACATATGGGAGGAGCtttgatgggaatcttggtcagtatggatcagatgggccaaagggcctgtttctacgcTCTGTGTATCACAGAGATTAGTGTTGGGAGCCTTGCTGCTCTAAATTAAATcagtttatttttattcatttattttaaaaatttatttagagatacagcacagaacaggcctttccagatCCGATGCATCACAAAtagcacaaaagataaagaacactgtaataaaatacacaataaatataaatacatgagatagcttatatatatacacacacatacatacagaggttgattgtatgtccgtaaaggcacaggagtgtctacgTAAGGGGACTGACAGaaaattataaagtagtggtgaagatagtggctggaggtgttgatcagccttactgctgggGGGTGAAGTACCTGTttatgagtctggtggtcctggtgtgggtgctacgtagcctcctccctggtgggagtgggacaaacggcCCGTGAagtgggtgtgtgggatccttcatgatgttactggcccttttccagcacctttctgtatctgTCCTTGACGGTGGTCAGGCTGGTGCTGGTAATGCAATGGGCAGTTTTGACTCCCCGTTGTGGGGTCTTCCCGgccgccacagtgcagtttccaaacTAGGCAGTGACGTAGCTGGATGTTCCAACTGTCCATAAGTTATAACCCTGCAAAGAGAGAAACGCATCTGCTTTTAGTTTTTTTCCCTCCCGAGTAAAGTGACATGCAAACAGAAAGTTCTAACTAACAGGATaattcttttaaaaatattttacttGCATTTTAAACATTcagtttcaaattcaacctttgatctgatcaaccattcaagttatcccccaccccctctatctattactttggttactgcactgtaaacactttaaaccactttcttCTAATGGCATTTGCATTGTAAGTGCTTACAGGCATTTGTGTATTTTGTGCACACTTTATTTCATATCTGTActtgtaacttatttttatagAATTCTTTAATCTGCATGAAGGTTGGATGTTGTTACtctgttgcatgtcacaccctgaccagCACACCACAGCTATTTCCTAATCCAcgtaaatgtatctggtgaataaagctgatccttgatCTTTGATGGCGAGGAGACTGGTTTACAATGACAGAACGGTATTATGAGCTGATATGGTGAGCAGAAAGGAGACAGATagaattgcagacatcccaccctgcaaaaactcatttcagggaggtagcaccatcaatttgcgggagacttctgggagaggtgggatgtctgcaatagagtagctccttagcagctagccagctagtttaaataacgttagctatgctaatgaacgaatgacacctgttaaactcacctcaacatgtcttttacagtcttaacccaccatgggcaatagaaaagtcactgttgcaaacagtgcagcgagcaacactgtcattattttggacccctattaggcaggggtacactttagtgtagtctggggtgatgtacgttttatattttttttggaacactctgccatggcgcactcGCATGCCCTCAAGTGCTCTCTcccttgctctccctctctctctctctctctctctctctctctctcgtggtcgctgtcACGCtgtctcttgcttttctctcgctcgctctcaaaaaaattgatttccgtgatattgtatataatttgcaggcatcagggagccactattaatatgcgggagactcccagaagttccgggagaggtgggatgtctggaattgAATCCCGAAAAATATGAGCTGACATATGCTGCAAAGCTCGGGTACATTGAATGAACTGAGGAGATTAGAAAGTACTTGGACCAAGGGGGTTCACGCTATTGGATCTCTAAAAGCAGTGCTACAAataactccaccatggacagtcccaaccccggctgtgaaaggagaaggGTTGGGCATTGGGTTAGCCTGTAAAAATCCAGAGCCAcggaaatgccaacagaagctccatagATCTCAGCCCTAGGTGAGGAATGATCTTTGCCCAGAAGGGACATGCCGGGAGACTGAAGCCTAGGGCTGATTGACCTTTGGCCTGTGAAAGAGGACTCGGGTGAGTTGCTGTCTGCCCCAGCAGGGGTgaagggcttaagaagaagaagaaaaactaGTAGGGAtagatacacaagagattctgcagatgctggaaatccagagcaaaacacacaaagtactggaggaactcagcaggacaggcagcagtcaatggtttgggccgagaccatctggactgaaaaggaagggggcagaagccagaataagaaggtggggagaaggaaaggagtacaagctgggtgAATGAGACCCCTCATcctatttacctgcactgtacacTACATGGACTTCGAAttctattttattaacttatttgtggtcatattttgttttatgtgctgtgtgtgatatgtgtttTGTGGTTGCACTATGGTCCGGAGGAAAGTAGTTTCATTTGGTtgaatatatgtacagtcagatgacaataaagttgaatttgaAGATTGGAAAGAAACTTTTtgcacagaatcaggtttattatcaccgacgtgATGTGCAAttcattaacttagcagcagcagttcaatgcaatacataatctagcagagagagaaactaatacataaaataaaaataataataaatgaacaagtaaatcaattacatatattgaatagattttaaaaaatgtgcaaaaacaaaaatactgtatatttttttaaaaagtgaggtagtgtccaaagattcaatatccatttaggaatcggatggcagaggggaagaagctgttcctgaaccgctgagtttgtgccttcaggcttctgtacctcctacctgatggtaacagtgagaaaagggcatgtcctgggtgctggaggtccttaataatggacgctgcttttctgagacactgctctctgaagatgtcctgggtcctttgtaggctagtacccaagatggagctgactagatttacaaccttctgcagcttcttttggtcctgtgcagtagcccctccataccagacagtgatgcagcctgtcagaatgctctccatggtacaactatagaagtttttgagtgtatttgttgacatgccaaatctcttcaaactcccaataaagtatagccgctgtcttgccttctttataactacatcgatatgttgggaccaggttagatcctcagagatcttgacacccagggacttgaagctgctcactctttagtcttctgatccctctatgaggattggtaagtgttccttcgtcttacccttcctgaagtgcacaaccaactcttccgtcttactgacgttgagtgacaggttgttgctgcaacaccattccactagttggcatatctcactcctgtacgccctctcgtcaccacctgagattctaccaacaatagttgtatcatcaacaaatttatagatttgaactatgtctagccacacagtcatgtgtatacagagagtagagcagtgggctaagcacacacccctgaggtgcaccagtgttgatcgtcagcgaggaggatatgttatcaccaatccgcataggttgtggtcttctggttaggaagccgaggatccaattacagagggaggtacagaggcccaggttctgcaactcctCCATCAGAATTGTGGgtttgatggtattaaatgctgagttatagtggatgaacagcatcctgacctaggtgtttgtgttgtccaggtggtctaaagccatgtggagagccattgagattgcatctgctgttgacctattgtgacgataggcaagttgcaatgggtccaggtctttgctgaggcagga
This region includes:
- the LOC134349799 gene encoding transmembrane protein 164-like isoform X2, producing the protein MARVDLSHFLDIVYGGVDPNITGNGGPECTAFLSVRQRVLESVIMVAVSLLQIVVAYEKIGDGFREHWNLSGSSQEHHETLGRNILQAALCLTFGLEIGFKCASKTLIYLLNPCHVVTALQIFLLTCPPCQAVLILFRLHIHMLNGPLLALVFPVVNTRLDTDVTQLSFLCLAYSFLLRRRYITSSIFSCTSFRFTCWAKGVCTNQNLWETSGGRCWLQGCSFFTTTPSFRLWHW